In Rhizobium jaguaris, a single window of DNA contains:
- a CDS encoding NAD(P)/FAD-dependent oxidoreductase → MSGEAQKVVIVGAGPAGIRAAELLVSAGVRPVVIDEGMRAGGQIYRRPPEGFSRPPKELYGSETRKAVTLHALFDRMVAAGLVDYHPQSAVLARAGSMLQTLTAAGRREFRYDRLILATGATDRLAPVPGWQAPGVYSLGATQIALKAQGVALGREIVLAGSGPLLTLVAAQLLKAGAKLAAVLDTSTIRSQLAGLPGMAAARPGLVLLGLMMRAKLGRLYHAGVRLVGIDSDERGPVGVRWRDARGGEHFTGCDMVGIGWHLRAETQLAGLAGCSFEYDNGWAQWLPHTDRMGRATVGLYLAGDGLRILGADGAEVAGRLAACACLADMGLPAPDVAADLRRLDRLERFARAMARAFPWPAEMVHRIPDETVVCRCEGVTARQLRESVDYGGAEANRVKSLARVGMGRCQGRFCQLAGAELIAERVGIAACEAGRLREQSPVRPLPIGVWAREP, encoded by the coding sequence GAAGGTCGTCATCGTCGGAGCAGGGCCTGCCGGCATTCGGGCTGCCGAGCTTCTGGTGTCTGCCGGGGTCCGGCCGGTTGTCATTGACGAAGGCATGAGGGCAGGGGGCCAGATATACCGCAGGCCGCCGGAGGGGTTCAGTCGGCCGCCGAAAGAACTCTATGGCTCCGAAACCCGCAAGGCCGTCACTCTGCATGCTCTGTTCGACAGGATGGTTGCCGCCGGACTTGTCGACTATCATCCCCAAAGCGCGGTTCTAGCTCGGGCAGGCAGTATGTTGCAGACACTGACGGCGGCCGGCCGACGGGAATTCCGCTATGACCGGCTCATCCTCGCGACCGGCGCAACGGACCGTTTGGCACCGGTGCCGGGTTGGCAGGCACCCGGCGTCTATAGTCTCGGGGCAACGCAGATCGCGCTGAAGGCGCAAGGCGTGGCACTCGGGCGCGAGATCGTCCTTGCCGGCTCCGGACCGCTACTCACCCTCGTAGCAGCCCAGTTGCTGAAGGCCGGGGCCAAGCTGGCAGCGGTCCTCGACACGTCGACGATCCGGAGCCAATTGGCCGGTTTGCCGGGTATGGCGGCGGCACGGCCGGGCCTCGTTCTGCTGGGGCTCATGATGCGCGCGAAGCTCGGCCGGCTGTATCATGCCGGCGTTAGATTGGTTGGAATCGATTCCGATGAACGCGGACCGGTCGGCGTGCGCTGGCGTGATGCCCGTGGCGGTGAGCATTTCACCGGATGCGATATGGTCGGCATTGGCTGGCATCTTCGGGCGGAGACGCAGCTCGCGGGCCTGGCGGGCTGCAGCTTCGAATATGACAACGGCTGGGCACAATGGTTACCGCACACGGACAGGATGGGTCGGGCCACAGTGGGCCTTTACCTTGCCGGCGACGGATTGCGAATCCTCGGAGCCGATGGCGCGGAAGTGGCCGGCCGGCTGGCTGCCTGCGCCTGTCTTGCAGATATGGGATTGCCTGCGCCGGACGTCGCGGCCGATCTGCGTCGGCTTGATCGGTTGGAACGGTTTGCTCGTGCGATGGCGCGCGCCTTTCCGTGGCCGGCCGAAATGGTTCACCGGATTCCGGACGAAACAGTGGTCTGCAGATGCGAGGGGGTGACAGCGCGACAACTGCGTGAGAGCGTCGACTACGGTGGCGCGGAAGCCAATCGGGTCAAATCTCTGGCCCGCGTCGGCATGGGCCGCTGCCAGGGGCGCTTCTGCCAGCTTGCCGGCGCCGAGTTGATCGCCGAAAGGGTCGGCATCGCGGCATGTGAAGCCGGACGCCTGCGCGAACAGTCGCCCGTTCGTCCCCTGCCGATCGGGGTCTGGGCGCGAGAACCGTAG
- a CDS encoding LysR family transcriptional regulator, producing MQARQLEVFCMLMRCGTVTGAAAMLNISQPALSQILLHAEDQIGFKLFNRVRGKLVATREAEELYPECERIFAELSALRRRTTDMRYGRTGLIRVAASAPPAMSIVPKALLSFRSAHPDIVVRSLIAPLVNVVDMIRDGDAMLGIVMNNMARPGIEVETLGHAELVCIIPEGHRLAEHDEISFADLQSETLISYRAGTLPGRLLLSAAAAEKQMFNPAIEIDISITALPFVRDGFGVAVVDGLLPWEQFPGLVRRPLRHRTMVPIALLTNRDRPLTGSHLAMRDNIREACAAVLRNADDLGH from the coding sequence ATGCAGGCACGCCAACTCGAAGTTTTCTGCATGCTGATGCGGTGTGGGACGGTGACCGGCGCAGCCGCCATGCTCAACATTTCGCAGCCGGCGCTGAGCCAGATTCTCCTTCATGCAGAAGACCAGATCGGCTTCAAGCTCTTCAACCGCGTCCGCGGCAAGCTCGTTGCCACGCGCGAGGCTGAAGAGCTCTATCCCGAATGCGAGCGGATTTTCGCGGAACTCAGCGCGCTTCGCAGGCGCACGACAGACATGCGCTACGGCCGCACTGGTCTCATCCGAGTCGCAGCTTCCGCACCTCCCGCCATGTCGATCGTTCCCAAGGCGCTGCTTTCGTTCAGATCCGCTCATCCTGACATCGTGGTACGCTCGTTGATCGCGCCGCTGGTCAATGTTGTGGACATGATCCGCGACGGCGACGCGATGCTCGGCATTGTGATGAACAACATGGCGCGGCCGGGCATCGAGGTCGAGACCCTCGGTCATGCCGAACTCGTCTGCATCATCCCGGAAGGCCACCGTCTGGCGGAGCATGACGAAATTTCATTTGCCGATCTCCAGAGCGAAACTCTGATATCCTACCGGGCTGGCACGCTTCCGGGCCGACTTCTTTTGAGCGCCGCCGCCGCGGAAAAGCAGATGTTCAACCCGGCGATAGAGATCGACATCTCCATCACTGCTCTTCCTTTCGTCCGGGATGGATTCGGTGTCGCGGTGGTGGACGGTCTCTTGCCTTGGGAACAGTTCCCGGGGCTCGTTCGCCGTCCGCTGCGGCATAGGACCATGGTTCCGATCGCCCTGCTGACCAATCGCGATCGGCCTCTGACCGGAAGCCATCTTGCCATGCGCGACAATATCCGCGAGGCCTGCGCAGCCGTCCTCAGAAATGCCGACGACCTTGGTCATTAA
- a CDS encoding NAD(P)/FAD-dependent oxidoreductase, translating into MPAPLTLVEGSADLPSFADVVVIGAGIVGVFAAYYLVKRGLKVALVEKGRVGAEQSSRNWGWCRQQNRDARELPMATKSLDLWDQFAAETGENTGFRRCGLFYLSNSEEELAGWARWRDFARSVGVTTHMLDSAQASERGRATGRVWKGGVFSPTDGIADPASAAPAVARALMKLGGSLHQNCAARGIETKGGKLSAVVTERGTIRTRVAILSGGAWASSFCRQLGFRFPQASIRSSILSVGPGEGGLPDALHTANVSVTRRGDGGHTLAISGRGRVDPTPQNIRFAAQFLPMFIRRWRSLSPGGFEGFRSGHESLTHWRLDRPTPMERMRILDPAADKSTIKLTHDRALELLPALKGRRVTASWAGYIDSTPDGVPAIGEAASIPGFVLAAGFSGHGFGIGPGAGHLIADLITGLEPIVDPVPYHPDRFAGFAWGKVADF; encoded by the coding sequence ATGCCCGCACCGCTCACCCTTGTCGAAGGCTCCGCTGATTTGCCATCCTTTGCTGATGTTGTCGTCATCGGGGCCGGAATTGTCGGCGTTTTTGCGGCCTATTATCTGGTAAAGCGGGGCCTCAAAGTTGCTCTTGTCGAGAAAGGCCGCGTCGGCGCCGAGCAGTCCAGCCGTAACTGGGGCTGGTGCAGGCAGCAGAACCGCGACGCCCGCGAATTGCCGATGGCGACGAAAAGCCTCGACCTCTGGGATCAATTCGCCGCAGAGACCGGGGAGAACACCGGTTTTCGCCGCTGTGGTCTCTTCTATCTGAGCAACAGCGAAGAAGAACTTGCCGGATGGGCCCGCTGGCGCGACTTTGCGCGCAGCGTCGGCGTGACCACGCATATGCTGGACAGCGCCCAGGCCAGCGAGCGTGGAAGGGCGACGGGCCGCGTCTGGAAAGGCGGCGTTTTTTCCCCGACCGATGGCATTGCCGATCCGGCCAGCGCCGCCCCGGCGGTCGCTCGCGCGCTGATGAAACTGGGAGGTAGCCTGCATCAGAACTGCGCTGCGCGCGGCATCGAGACAAAAGGGGGGAAACTCTCCGCGGTCGTTACAGAGAGAGGTACGATCAGAACCAGGGTTGCCATTCTATCCGGCGGCGCCTGGGCCTCTTCCTTTTGCCGGCAGCTCGGTTTCCGCTTCCCGCAGGCGTCGATCCGCTCATCGATCCTTTCCGTCGGCCCAGGCGAAGGCGGCCTCCCGGACGCTCTTCACACCGCAAATGTGTCGGTGACGCGCAGGGGCGACGGCGGCCATACGCTCGCGATCAGCGGCCGCGGTCGCGTCGATCCAACACCGCAGAACATACGTTTTGCGGCGCAGTTCCTGCCGATGTTCATTCGCCGCTGGCGCTCCCTCTCCCCCGGCGGCTTCGAAGGCTTTCGCAGCGGCCACGAGAGCCTGACACACTGGCGGCTCGACCGACCGACGCCGATGGAGCGGATGCGCATCCTCGATCCAGCGGCCGACAAGAGCACGATCAAGCTGACGCACGACCGCGCGCTCGAACTGCTGCCGGCACTCAAGGGACGACGCGTGACCGCCAGTTGGGCCGGCTATATCGATAGCACTCCGGACGGCGTACCCGCTATCGGTGAAGCCGCCTCCATTCCGGGCTTCGTTCTGGCCGCCGGTTTTAGCGGGCACGGCTTCGGCATTGGGCCTGGAGCCGGCCATCTGATCGCCGACCTCATCACCGGATTGGAGCCAATCGTCGATCCGGTACCCTATCATCCGGACAGATTTGCGGGATTTGCCTGGGGTAAGGTGGCAGACTTCTGA
- a CDS encoding Lrp/AsnC family transcriptional regulator has protein sequence MKLDRIDIKILYELQKNGRITNVELAELVNLSPSPCLMRVKKLQQEGYIEGYSAQINIGKLGQTLTVFTEVTLKNHRQIDFARFLSVVEKVDQVIECHLVSGGYDYMLKFVTAGIGEYQTIMERLTDMDIGIDKYFSFVVLKSPIVKAHMPLTSLFPM, from the coding sequence ATGAAGCTCGACCGTATCGATATCAAGATCCTGTACGAACTTCAGAAGAACGGCCGCATCACCAATGTCGAGCTGGCGGAACTGGTCAACCTGTCGCCGAGCCCCTGCCTGATGCGGGTCAAGAAATTGCAGCAGGAGGGCTATATCGAGGGATATTCAGCCCAGATCAACATCGGAAAGCTGGGCCAGACACTGACCGTGTTTACGGAAGTCACCCTCAAGAACCATCGGCAGATCGATTTCGCGCGCTTTCTATCGGTGGTGGAGAAGGTGGATCAGGTAATCGAATGCCACCTGGTCTCCGGCGGCTACGATTACATGCTGAAGTTCGTCACGGCCGGCATCGGAGAATATCAGACGATCATGGAACGGCTGACCGACATGGATATCGGGATAGACAAATATTTCAGCTTCGTCGTGCTCAAGTCACCGATCGTCAAGGCGCACATGCCGCTGACCAGCCTGTTTCCCATGTGA
- a CDS encoding ABC transporter ATP-binding protein, producing the protein MANLVEIKNLKVEAKTDSGRIVEIIKGVSFDIAKGEIVALIGESGSGKTTIALTLMGHAREGCRISGGKVQVDGQDMATLSESDRSKVRGTTVSYIPQSAAAAFNPATKIMEQVIEVTRIHRLMPPEKARQRAIELFRALSLPNPETIGERYPHQVSGGQLQRLAAAMALIGEPKLVIFDEPTTALDVTTQIDVLKAFKSVIRAGGIAGVYVSHDLAVVAQIADRIAVLKGGEIQELAETEAILTRPSHPYTRELLAAVEPKQAFRDSSTSGSIAPVLRIDSLVAGYGDIQANGLPAVCAVQSVSLEVEKGRNLGIIGESGCGKSTLARAIAGILPAVSGTIGFNGSDMNRAARLRTRDQLREMQIVFQYADTALNPAKSIADILERPLAFYHGMDRKAREARVDELLNMVRLPRPLRYRYPSELSGGQKQRVNFARALAAEPRLIICDEITSALDTVVAAAIIDLLKELQRELHLSYIFISHDLSVVEAICDEIVVMYDGRKVEQITREAANAPRHPYSQLLFGSVPKLDPKWLDNLVQDPELKREYGHG; encoded by the coding sequence ATGGCCAATCTCGTTGAAATCAAAAATTTGAAGGTCGAAGCCAAGACTGACTCTGGGCGCATCGTGGAAATCATCAAGGGTGTCAGCTTCGACATCGCCAAAGGCGAAATCGTTGCCCTCATCGGCGAAAGCGGCTCGGGCAAGACGACGATAGCGCTGACCCTTATGGGGCACGCGCGAGAGGGCTGCCGCATCTCCGGCGGCAAGGTCCAAGTCGACGGACAGGACATGGCTACTCTCTCCGAAAGCGATCGCTCAAAGGTGCGAGGCACCACGGTTTCCTATATTCCGCAAAGTGCCGCGGCGGCTTTTAATCCGGCGACCAAAATCATGGAACAGGTGATCGAGGTCACCCGCATCCATCGGCTGATGCCCCCTGAAAAAGCCCGCCAGCGTGCGATCGAGCTCTTCCGGGCGCTGTCGCTGCCAAATCCGGAAACGATCGGCGAACGATATCCGCATCAGGTCTCCGGGGGCCAGTTGCAGCGACTGGCGGCTGCCATGGCTCTGATCGGCGAGCCTAAGCTGGTCATTTTTGACGAACCGACCACTGCACTCGACGTGACAACGCAGATCGACGTGCTGAAAGCGTTCAAATCCGTCATCCGTGCCGGCGGTATTGCTGGTGTTTACGTTTCGCACGATCTAGCGGTCGTAGCGCAGATCGCCGATCGCATTGCCGTACTCAAGGGCGGTGAAATCCAGGAATTGGCAGAGACTGAAGCGATCCTTACGCGGCCGAGCCATCCCTATACGCGCGAGCTGCTGGCAGCCGTCGAGCCGAAACAGGCCTTCCGCGACAGCAGCACAAGCGGGTCGATTGCACCTGTATTGAGGATCGACAGCCTGGTTGCCGGCTACGGTGATATCCAGGCCAATGGCCTGCCGGCGGTCTGCGCGGTTCAATCAGTGAGCCTTGAGGTGGAAAAGGGCAGGAATCTCGGCATCATCGGTGAGTCCGGATGCGGAAAATCGACGCTGGCGCGCGCAATCGCGGGCATACTGCCCGCCGTATCAGGCACCATCGGGTTCAATGGCAGCGACATGAATCGCGCCGCCAGACTGCGCACGCGCGATCAGTTGCGCGAGATGCAGATTGTTTTTCAGTATGCCGACACGGCGCTCAATCCGGCAAAATCGATCGCCGATATACTTGAGCGACCTTTGGCTTTCTACCATGGGATGGACCGCAAGGCTCGAGAAGCCAGGGTCGACGAATTGCTGAATATGGTCCGACTTCCCCGCCCGCTTCGTTATCGCTATCCGTCGGAATTGTCCGGCGGTCAGAAACAACGCGTGAATTTTGCTCGCGCGCTTGCAGCAGAGCCACGCCTGATCATTTGCGATGAAATCACCTCCGCCCTCGATACTGTTGTTGCGGCGGCAATCATCGACCTGCTCAAGGAACTGCAGCGTGAACTGCATTTATCCTATATTTTCATCAGCCACGACCTCTCGGTCGTCGAGGCAATCTGCGATGAGATCGTTGTGATGTACGATGGCAGAAAAGTGGAGCAAATCACGCGCGAAGCTGCAAATGCGCCCCGCCATCCCTATTCACAACTGCTGTTCGGGTCCGTTCCGAAACTCGATCCGAAATGGCTCGACAACCTTGTCCAGGATCCGGAGCTCAAGCGTGAATATGGCCACGGCTAG
- a CDS encoding ABC transporter permease: MTTKTLPRRTPSMFGYNVSPVGIAAFAIIFGWTIVALFAPYIIPYSVGEIVDTDYFGPVSRQLWLGSDYLGRDMLSRVLMGARYTVGISLAAVALCCFCGVTLGMIAAVIGGWFDTILSRFLDALNSIPSKLFGLVVVAAVGSSIPVLIITLAVIYTPGAYRFARALAVNINTMDFITVARTRGERVGYIIGSEILPNIIRPVLADFGLRFVFVVLLLSGLSFLGLGLQPPYADWGALVRENIGGLPFAAPAVIVPSFAIASLTISVNLLIDNLPRRIRDRSA, encoded by the coding sequence ATGACCACGAAAACCCTGCCTCGCCGCACTCCGTCCATGTTTGGCTACAACGTCAGCCCCGTTGGAATCGCGGCCTTTGCCATCATCTTCGGCTGGACGATCGTCGCGTTGTTCGCACCCTATATTATCCCCTACTCCGTCGGCGAAATCGTCGATACGGACTATTTCGGTCCGGTGAGCCGTCAATTATGGCTCGGCTCGGACTATCTCGGCCGTGACATGCTTTCGCGCGTCCTCATGGGCGCACGCTATACGGTCGGCATTTCATTGGCTGCGGTCGCACTTTGCTGCTTTTGCGGCGTGACGCTCGGCATGATCGCGGCAGTTATCGGCGGATGGTTCGACACAATCCTGAGCCGGTTTCTCGACGCCCTGAACTCCATTCCAAGCAAGCTTTTCGGCCTGGTCGTCGTTGCCGCCGTCGGCTCGTCCATCCCGGTGCTGATCATCACACTCGCTGTCATCTACACGCCCGGTGCCTACCGCTTTGCCCGCGCACTTGCCGTTAACATCAACACGATGGATTTCATCACGGTTGCGCGCACTCGCGGCGAGAGAGTCGGCTACATCATCGGCTCGGAAATTCTGCCGAACATTATTCGTCCTGTTCTGGCGGACTTCGGCCTACGCTTCGTTTTTGTCGTTCTCCTGTTGTCAGGTCTTTCCTTTCTCGGCCTCGGCCTGCAGCCGCCCTATGCCGATTGGGGAGCCTTGGTCCGCGAAAATATCGGTGGGCTGCCCTTCGCTGCACCTGCGGTGATCGTGCCCTCCTTTGCCATTGCCAGCCTCACCATCAGCGTCAACCTGCTGATCGACAACCTGCCGCGCAGGATCAGAGACAGGAGCGCATGA
- a CDS encoding ABC transporter permease: MRSEVSLLVLNRLFIAIITLLIVSFAVFFATSMLPGDTASILLGQAATPEAVAGLRKAMHLDEPAILRFMGWLLGLVKGDLGTSYANNMPVADLIGRRLVATLELAAITTLVSVPLALLLGITSAMLRGSYYDRFVTIFSIGVISVPEFMVATLAVLLFAVYLRWLPALSSINEAHTFFDLLKIYAMPVITLTFVISAQMIRMTRAALIETLKTPYVEMALLKGASRSRMVFRHALPNALGPIVNAIALSLSYLVGGVIIVETIFNYPGIAKLMVDAVATRDLPLIQSCAMIFCLGYLLLITAADIVAILSNPRLR, encoded by the coding sequence TTGAGATCCGAGGTTTCCTTACTTGTCCTAAACCGGCTCTTCATAGCGATCATCACTTTGCTGATCGTGTCTTTCGCCGTGTTTTTCGCAACCAGCATGCTGCCGGGAGACACCGCCTCCATCCTGCTCGGTCAGGCGGCCACACCCGAAGCGGTTGCTGGTCTGCGCAAGGCCATGCATCTCGATGAACCGGCAATCCTGCGGTTCATGGGATGGCTTTTGGGGCTGGTGAAGGGCGACCTCGGGACATCCTATGCGAACAACATGCCCGTCGCTGACTTGATCGGTCGCCGCCTAGTGGCCACGCTGGAGCTTGCCGCTATCACAACGCTCGTTTCGGTCCCGCTTGCACTGCTGCTCGGCATTACCTCGGCCATGCTTCGCGGCTCCTATTACGATCGGTTTGTCACGATCTTTTCCATCGGTGTGATATCGGTGCCTGAGTTCATGGTCGCGACGCTTGCTGTGCTGTTGTTCGCCGTCTATCTGCGCTGGCTGCCTGCGCTCTCCTCCATCAACGAAGCACATACATTCTTCGACCTTCTGAAGATCTATGCCATGCCGGTCATTACGCTCACCTTCGTCATATCGGCGCAAATGATCCGCATGACCCGGGCGGCCCTGATCGAGACGCTAAAGACACCCTATGTGGAAATGGCCCTGCTCAAGGGCGCCTCCCGCAGCCGCATGGTGTTCAGGCATGCATTGCCCAATGCCCTCGGGCCGATCGTCAATGCGATTGCGCTTTCGCTCTCCTACCTCGTCGGCGGCGTGATCATTGTCGAGACCATCTTCAACTATCCGGGCATCGCCAAGCTGATGGTCGACGCAGTCGCGACGCGCGATCTGCCGTTGATCCAAAGCTGCGCGATGATTTTTTGCCTTGGTTATCTCTTGCTGATCACCGCCGCCGACATCGTTGCTATCCTGTCGAATCCGAGGCTGCGATGA